GCCAGTTCGAGAACCCGGCCAACCCGGCGATCCATGAAAAGACCACCGGCCCGGAAATCTGGAACGACACCGACGGCGCGGTCGATGTGCTGGTGGCGGGCGTGGGCACCGGCGGTACCATCACTGGCGTGTCGCGCTACATCAAGCAGACCCAGGGCAAGTCGATCCTGTCGGTGGCGGTGGAGCCGGTGGCCTCGCCGCTGATCAGCCAGACCCTGGCCGGTGAAGAGCTCAAGCCCAGCCCGCACAAGATCCAGGGCATTGGCGCAGGCTTCGTGCCGAAGAACCTCGACCTTTCCATGGTCGACCTGGTTGAGACAGTGACTGATGAAGAGTCCAAGGCCATGGCCATCCGCCTGATGCAGGAGGAGGGCATTCTTTGTGGTATTTCCTGTGGCGCGGCGATGGCGGCGGCAGTGCGCCTGGCCGAAAAACCGGAGATGCAAGGTAAGACCATCGTCGTAATCTTGCCCGACTCCGGCGAGCGTTACCTGTCGAGCATGCTGTTCAGCGACCTGTTCAGCGAGCAGGAAAACCAGCAGTAATCGCCCCACCCGCTGATCAAGCGCAACACTCGGCGATCCGGTTTATTGCAAAATCTTCATGAGTGAGATCCCGCCCAGGTTGTTTGTACCGGGGCGGGATGGGTTTATGATGGCCGGATGATTTTTTTGGGAGCAGGCAGCGCTGGCCTGTTTCCTTGCCAAGGAGTGTTGCATGACCTTTTCCTTCGTCGCCAAGGCGGGTGTCCTGCTGGTGTTTTTCGGCAGCGTGCTGTTCGTGCACCTGCGCGGCAAGGCGCGCCTGCCGGTGTTGCGCCAGTTCGTCAACCATTCGGCGCTGTTCGCCCCCTACAATGCCTTGATGTACCTGTTCTCTGGCGTGCCGTCCAAGCCCTACCTGGACCGCCAGCGCTTCCCCGAGCTGGATGTGCTCAAGGACAACTGGCAGGACATCCGCGAGGAGGCCATGCGCCTGTTCGATGAGGGCTATATTCGCGCTGCGGAAAAAGACAACGACGCAGGCTTCGGTTCGTTCTTCAAGAAGGGCTGGAAGCGCTTCTACCTGAAGTGGTACGACAAACCGCTGCCCTCGGCCGAAGCCCTGTGCCCGCGCACCGTCGAGCTGCTCAGCAGCATCCCCAACGTCAAGGGCGCGATGTTCGCCTTGCTGCCGGGCGGCAGCCACCTGAACCCACACCGCGACCCGTTCGCCGGCTCCTTGCGCTACCACCTGGGCTTGTCCACGCCCAACTCCGACGACTGCCGCATCTACGTCGATGGCCAGGTCTATGCCTGGCGTGATGGTGAGGATGTGATGTTCGACGAAACCTACGTGCATTGGGTCAAGAACGAAACTGACGTCACCCGCGTGATCCTGTTCTGCGACATCGAGCGCCCGCTGAGCAGCCCGCTGATGACCCGCATCAACCGCCAGGTCAGTGCCTTCCTCGGCCGCGCTACCGCGCCGCAGAACACCGATGATGAGCGCGTGGGCGGGATCAACCAGGCGTATGCCTGGAGCAAGCGCTTCAGCAACAAGATCAGCGGCCACGTGAAGCAGTTCAAACGCGCCAACCCCAAGGCTTACCGCATTTTGCGGCCGGTGTTGGCGGTGGTGGTGGCGTATCTGTTGTATCGCTGGTTGTTCTAATTTCTACGCGGCCGCAGTGTCAGGTGTTCCTGGCGCTTGCAGGTGTTGTTGAGCAACGTGTTCAGCAAAGCCCGTCCAACAGACCATCAGCGTCAAGCAGATCGACAATCACCCGTTCATCGACGGCATACACCCCGCGTGACGGGACTCCTCGGAAAGCGCCGCCAGCGCGGTGGTCAGGTCGATGTCTTTGCGTTTATAGAAAATTATAGATCGATTATAAGGGTTTTATAGACCAGCAATAAAAAGGGGCGGTCGCCGTTGCAATCGCCCCCTTATCGAACTCATGCAACGTTGTCTCAGGCTGGTTCCAACGCCTCGACCACCTTGCCACGGCTAAGATGCACCACCTTGTCCGCCGTATCGAAGTACCGGTCATCATGCGAGATCACGATGATGGTCTTGCCCAACCGCTTCAGGTCCGGCAGCAGCTCGGTGTAGAACACCCGGCGGAAGGTCGGATCCTGGTCTGCCGCCCATTCGTCGAACACCAGTACCGGCCGCCCATCCAGCCAGGCATTGACCAGCGCCAGGCGTTTGCGCTGGCCGGTAGAAAGGTCGGTGGTGGTGAACGCGCCATTGCGCACGCTCACCTTGTGGGCGATCTCCAGCCGCTCCAGGTAGCGGGTGGCATCGCTGGGCAGGCTGTGCTCGTGCTCGGGCAGGTCTTCAAACAAGTAGTAGTCGGCGAACACGGTGGTGAACAGCTGGCGATAGTCGTCCAGCCCCTCAGGCCCGATGGCCTTGCCGTTCAGGCGCACTTCGCCGCGTTGCGGGGTATACAGGCCCAGCAGCAGCTTGATCAGCGAGGTCTTGCCGCAGCCGTTCTCGCCGACGATGAACAGGATCTCGCCCGGCGCGATGCTCAGGTTCACCGGCCCGACGCGGAAGGGCTCGTTGCCGTCCACTGGTGGGTAGGCGTACTCGACATTGTGCAGCTCCAGGTGCGCGCTGCCTGGGGCGGTGTGCTTGACCGGTTGGTCCAGCAGCAGGTGCGGTTCGGGCGAGGAAAAGCGCTCAGACAGGTCGGCGATGCGGCGGAACGCCACCTGGGCGCGGCCGAGAATCGGCAGGTTGCCGATCAGTGTCTCCAGCGGGCCTTTCATGTACAGCAGCACCAGCACGAAGCCGCTCATCACCGCCGGGTCGTTGCTCGGCCACAGTGATTGCAGGGCCAGGGTCAGGCCGATGACCACAAAGAACAGCATCGACCCGAGGCTCTTGGCGGCCACGAAGATGTTGATGGCGCGGATGTGCGTGTTGGCGATGAAGTCCGCAGTGCCCTGGATGTTACGGGTCAGCATGGCGTGGCGGCGGCGGCGGTCGATGCGCAGCTCCTTGGCGCCTTCGGCAATGGCCGAGTAGTGCTTTTGCAGGTTGTCTTCGGCGTCGCGGGCGGCGTTGAACCCGGCCACGCCTTTTTGCCGGGCCACGTACTGCACCGCGCTGCCGATGCCGATCGCCACCAGGGTGATCAGGAAGATCGGCCACGACAGCCAGGCCAGGTAGGCCATGCAGCCGATCACCGTGGTCAGCGAGATCGCCAGCGGGGCGAAGGCGAAGGTGAAGTCGCTGATGGTGTCGACGTCACGGGTCAGCACCGGGATCAGGCGGTGGCTGCGGTAGCGCTCGATCTGCTCGATCGGTGCCGACAGCACCTTGGCGCCGAGGTCTTTGCGCAGCCGGGCAATGACCTTCTGGCCCACGTAGTTGGTGCCACTGTCGGCAGCCACGCTGCTCACCAGCGCCAGCACGCACAGGCCGGCGAAGGCCAGGATCACGCCCTGGCTCATGCCGTCTGGGGCATGCAGGCCCTGGTTGACGGTGGCCAGCAGGGCGGTCACGGCCAGGCCGCCGACCATGCCCAGCAGCACCGAGACGATGACCGCCGGGCGGTAGGGTTTGAGCAGGCCCAGCAATTCGCGGATGGCCCCGGGGGAAGACGTTTTCATGAAGCGCGATCTCGGTGATGGAGTGGGGGTGGGCGGCGCGGCGGGGTCAGCTCCCGAGGGCCAAGGTGCCCTTCATCAAGGTGCTGTGGAACGGGAACGAGCAGTAGAAGCTGTAGGCGGTGCCGGCCTTCAACGACCGGGTGTCGAGGGTGACGCTGTCTTTTTCACCGCCGCCGATCAAGCGGGTATGGGCGATCACTCGGGTGTCGCCAGGCTTTACGTAGTCCTGCGCCTCACCCGCCTTCAGGCCGTCGTCCAGCACGCCCTGCATGTCTGCCTGGGTGCTCAGTACCCAGTTATGGCCCATGACGTTCTTCGGCATTTCGCCGGGGTGGGCGAGGGTGACGGTGAACGATGAACAGGCCTTGGGGATTGTGATTTCGGCCTTGTCGAAGGTCATCTGGTCGGTGCCATGGATTTGCACGGCGCATTCCTCGGCCGACCAGGCAACGGCAGGGGCCGCGGCAAGCAGGGCGAGGAGCAGAAACTGGCGAGTCATGTAAGGTTCCTGGACGATAAAAGGGTGCACATCGTTCAGACGAACCGGCGTGCGCTCGCTTTACCTTGTGTGTGCGTGCGGGTGAATTTCTGCCGGGCATGCTCGTTCATCTAGTCAGGCGCCCTGATGGCGCAGCATCCGATTTCGCCGCCACGGCGGCCCTGGCTTGAGGTGACGGTACATGAGTGAATTGCTGAGCTTTGCGATCGAACCCCTGAACGCTGCGCGCGGCGACTTGCCGCTGCTGGTGCGCGCACCAGAGCCCGGCATCGATCTGCTCGACGCGTTTGACGCTTTGAAGCCGCTGGTGGACCGCCACCTGCTGCACGCGGGCGGCATCCTGTTCAGGGGGTTTCAGGTGAGTGGGGCCGAGGCTTTTCGCCAGTTCGCTGCCGCGTTCGGCCACCCGTTGCTCAACTACGAGTTTGGCTCCACGCCGCGCAGCAGCGTGACCAAGGGGGTGTACACCTCGACCGAGTACCCGGCGCACCAGAGCATCCCCCTGCACAACGAGCAGGCTTATACCCTCGAGTGGCCGATGAAGATCTGGTTCTACAGCGTGATCCCCGCCGAGACCGGCGGCGAGACGCCGATTGCCGACAGCCGCGAGGTCTATCGACGGATGCCGGCGCGTATTCGCGAGCGCTTGGTCGAGAAGGGCTTGATGTATGTGCGCAACTACGGCAACGGCCTGGATGTTGAGTGGTCGCAGGTGTTCAACACCGAAGACCCGCGCCAGGTCGAGGCTTACTGCCGGGCGCATGCCATCGAATGCATCTGGAAGGAGGATGGCGAGCTGCGCACCCGTCAGCGTTGCCAGGTGGTGGCCCGTCATCCGGTGACGGGGGATGACGTGTGGTTCAACCAGGCGCACCTGTTCCATGTGTCGAACCTGCAGCCGGAGGTGCGTGAGTCGCTGATGGACATCGTCGAGGAAGAGGACCTGCCGCGTAATGTGTATTACGGCGATGGGTCGACCATCGAGGACTCATTACTTGATGAGGTACGCGGGGTATTGGATGAGTGCACCATCAGTTTCCCGTGGCTTGAGAATGATGTGCTGATGCTCGACAACATGCTCGCGGCGCATGCGCGTTCGCCGTTTACCGGGAAGCGTAAGGTGGTGGTGGCGATGGCGGAGGGGCATTCGCAGGGGGGTGGTGACTGGGTAGGGGAATAGGGTTGGGGTGCAGAGGTGCATGCCTTGGGTTTTGCAGCGCCTATGAGATCGAGCGCCGCCCGCGCGGCGCATCGCGACGCAAGGCCGCTCCCACATTTGTTTCGGGCCAATTATTCCTGTGACATGGGCGCGCGCGCCCCTTGGCGCATGGCTGGATATCGAGTCGGGCAAACAAGGCGGTCGCGCGCAGATGCGATAGACCTCACTGGCCCGAAACAAATGTGGGAGCGGCCTTGCGTCGCGATGCGCCGCGCGGGCGGCGCTCGATCCCACAGGCGCCACAACCCTCAAGGCATGCGCCCAGCAGCCCCAAATCTAACCCCCCCTAAATCATCCCCCAATGCGTTCGTCTGACAGTTACCGCTCGACTGCCAGGACAACGCTCGACATGAATGCTGAACAGACGCTCAAACTCGCCCGCCGCTTCATCGAACTCAGCCCCGACAAGCGCCGCCTGTTCCTCAAGGCGTTGCAGGGCGAGGGCATGGACTTCTCCGTGCTGCCGATTGCGCCGGGTGTCGAGGTCGACGAGCGTGACGGGTTGTCTTACGCGCAGCGGCGCATGTGGTTCCTCTGGCAGCTCGATCCCCAGGGCGCGGCCTACAACCTGCCGATGGCCGTACGCCTGCATGGCCCGCTGAACCTAAGCGCCCTGCAGCACGCCTTCGATGCCCTGGTGGTCCGCCACGAAACCCTGCGCACCCGCTTTGTCGCCGACGGCGATGACGTGCGTCAGCACGTGGATGCCGTCGCTGCCCCGCTGCAACTGCGCCAGGACTGCTTGAGCGAGCTGGCCGAAGCGGCTCGCCAGCAGGCCGTAGAGTCCATTGCCGAACAAGAGGCCTTGGCGCCCTTTGACCTGGCGTCCGGCCCGCTGCTGCGCGTGCGCCTGCTGCAACTGGCTGAACAGGAACACGTCCTGCTGCTGACCCTGCACCATATCGTCGCCGATGGCTGGTCGATGAACGTGCTGATCGACGAATTCCTGCACCTGTACGATGCCGCCGTGGCCGGTACCGAAGCCGCCCTCGAACCCCTGCCGATCCAGTACCGCGACTACGCTCTGTGGCAGCGCAGCTGGCTTGAGGCCGGTGAGCAGGACCGCCAGTTGGCGTACTGGCAGGCGCGCCTGGGCGACGATCACTCAACGCTGGAGCTGCCACTGGACCGCACCCGTAGCGGCCGGCCAAGCTACCGCGGCGCCCGCTACGAATTCCCGATTGTCGGCGACGTTGCCGAAGGCCTGCGCGGCCTGGCGCGTCGTCACAACGTGACCCTGTTCATGGTCCTGCTGGCCGCCTTCAAGCTGCTGCTGCAGCGCTACAGCGGGCAGAGCGCTATCCGCGTCGGTGTGCCCATCGCCAACCGCAACCGCGCCGAAAGCCAGGGCCTGATCGGCTGCTTCATCAATACCCAGGTGCTGCACACCGAGCTCGACCCGCTGCTGGATATCAGCGGCCTGTTGCAACGCGTGCGCGAAACCGCCGTGGGCGCTCAGAGCCATCAGGACCTGCCGTTCGAGCAACTGGTCGAAGCCTTGGAGCTGCCTCGCAGCACCGAGAGCCCACTGTTCCGGGTGCTGTTCAACCACCAGGCGCAGGTGGCGGATGTCGAAGCCATCAAAACCCGCTCCGGGCTGAGCCTGGCACCGATCACGCTGGAAAAGCACAGCGCCCGTTTCGACCTGGCACTGGATACCCACGAGCGTGCCGGGCAACTGCATGCGGCCTTCACGTATGCCCTCGATGTGTTCGACGCGGGCACCATCGAGGCCCTGGGCGAACAATGGCTGGCCCTGGTGCAGGCGCTGGCCGACGACGCCGTTGGCGCGGTGGGCGAGTTGCCGCTGCCAGGCCTGACAGCCAATCGGGGGGCGCCGCAGCAGCTCACCGAACCCCTGCTGGTTCACCAGCGCTTTGCCGACGCCGCCCGCCGTCACCCCGAGCGCACCGCAGTGATGGCCGCCGGCGAGGCAGCCAGCTACGCCGAGCTCGATGCTCGTGCCGAGGCCATTGCTGACAGGCTGATCGAAGCCGGCGTGCAGCCAGACACCCTCGTCGGCGTGCTGGCTGACCGCAGTGTCGGCATGCTCGCCAGCATCCTCGGCGTGCTCAAGGCGGGCGGCGCGTACCTGCCACTGGAACCTGAGCAGCCGGCCGAACGCCTGGCCTACATGCTGGCCGACAGCGGCACCCACCTGGTGCTAGCGCCTGACAGCTGGCAGGCGCAACTGCCGGACGGCGTGCGCCCACTGGCGTGGGAGCACACCCAGGCCCGCAGTCAAAACGCGCCACGCCTTGCTGTTGCAGCGGCCAACCTCGCCTATGTGATCTACACCTCCGGCACCACCGGCCAGCCCAAGGGCGTCGCGATCAGCCATGGCGCGTTGGGCAACTACGTCGAGGGCATCGCCGCGCGCCTGCCAATGGAGCAAATCCACAGCATGGCGCAGGTTTCGACCCCGGCGGCGGACCTCGGCCACACCATGCTGTTCGGCGCCCTGTGCGGCGGCCAGACCTTGCACCTGCTACTGCGCGAGCAGGTACTGGATGCCGAAGGCTTCGCAGCCTACCTGGCGCAGCACCAGGTGGATGCTTTGAAGATCGTGCCCTCGCACCTGGAGGCCATGCTGGTAGCCGGTCGCTCGGCACTGCCAGGGCAGTGCCTGGTGCTGGGCGGCGAAGCCATCAGCCCAGGCCTGCTCGGTAAAATCCGCGCGCTGGCGCCGACCCTCAAGGTGTTCAACCACTACGGCCCGACCGAGACCACGGTCGGCGTACTGGTGGCTGAACTGGACGATCAGGCGTCGCTCGGCAAACCGCTGGCCAACGCAACCGTCAGCGTGCTCGACAGCTGCCTGCAGCCAGTGCCAGTCAAGGCCAAGGGCGAGTTGTACATCGGCGGTGCGGGCCTTGCCCGTGGCTACCTCGGCCGCCCGGCGTTGACTGCCGAGCGCTTTGTGCCCGACCCGAACGGTATCAACGGCGAACGCTTGTACCGCAGCGGCGACTGGGTACGGCAGAACGCGGCCGCTGAGCTGCAGTTTGCCGGCCGCATGGACGGCCAGGTGAAGATCCGCGGTTACCGCGTAGAACTGGCCGAGATCGAGAACCAGCTGCGTGCGCTGGACGGCGTCGCCAACGCCCTGGTCCGGGTCAAGGGCCAGGCACCGGAGCAGCAATTGGCGGCCTGGCTGGTGCCCAGCCAGATGCCGGCTGACAGCCAGGCCTGGCAGGACGCGATTCGCGCCACGCTCAAAGGGCTGCTGCCCGAGCACATGGTGCCGACCCACCTGATGGTGCTTGAGCACCTGCCGGTGACGGTCAACGGCAAGGTCGACATCAAGGCGCTGCCCGAGCCGATCGCCACCCAGGTGGCCTATCAGGCACCGCAGACCCCGCTGCAGGCGCAGCTGGCGCAGATCTGGGCTGAGGTGCTGCAGGTGCCGCAGGTGGGCCTGAGCGACAACTTCTTTGCCCTTGGCGGGCATTCGCTGCTGGCCACCCAGGCTGTATCGCGGGTGCGCAAGCACCTGGGCCTGGACATCCCGCTGCGCACCCTGTTCGACACGGTCGACCTGCAGGCCTTCGCCCAGGCAGTGGCCGAGGGCGAGCAGGGCGCGGGCCTGGACATCGAGATCCTCGACCGCGAGCAGCCGCTGCCGGTGTCCCGCTCGCAAAACCGCCAGTGGCTGTTCTGGAAGCTCAACCCCGAAAGCCTGGCCTACAACACGCCGATGGCCGTGCGCATGCAAGGCACCCTCGACCGTGCCGCCGTACAGGCCGCCCTCGACGCGCTGGTGGCACGCCATGAGTCGCTGCGCACGGTGTTCGTCGAAGCCAACGGCCTGCCGTGGCAACGCATCCTGCCCGCAGCTTCTGTGCCGATCGGTTTCGAAGACCTCAGTGGCCAGGACCACGCTGCGCAGATGCGCAAGCTTGAGGCCGAAGCCTTCGCCACCTTCGACCTGGAGCACGGCCCGCTGCTGCGTGCCCGTTTGTTCAAGGTGCATGCGCACGAGCACCTGCTGTCGCTGACGCTGCACCACATCGTCTCTGACGGTTGGTCGATGAGCCTGCTGGTACGCGAGTTCGCGGCCGCCTACAACGCGGCCGCCAGCGGCCAGGTGCGGGCCATCGAACCGCTGCCGGTGCAGTACGCCGACTTCGCGGCCTGGCAGCGTAAATGGCTGGCCGAAGGGCAGATGCAGGCACAGATCGACTATTGGAAGGCGCACCTGGAAGACGACTTCGAAGTCCTCGAACTGCCCGCTGACCGCATTCGCCCGCAGGTCAAAAGCTACCAGGGCAGCCGCTTCGACGTGCGCCTGCCGCTGGCCCTGACCGAGCGCCTGCGGGCATTGGCGGTGGCGTCCAATGCCACGCTGTTCCATGTCTTTTTGGCGGCCTACGCCATTGTGTTGTCGCGCTACAGCCGCAAAGGCACGATCAACATCGGCGTGCCCGTCACCAACCGTAACCGCCTGGAGCTCGAAGGGCTGATCGGCTTCTTCATCAACGTGGTGGTGGCACGGGTCGGTGTCGATGGCAGCCTGCCGTTCCCGCAATTGCTGGCGGCGATCAAGGAGACCACCTTGCAGGCCCAGGCCAACAAGGACGTGCCGTTCCTTGAGGTGGCCGAGGCCCTGTACCCCGAGCGCGACCAGGGCGTGAACCCGTTCTTCCAGGTGCTCTACAACCACCTGCGCGATTTGGGCGAGCAGGTGTCCAGCGATGCCCTGCAGGGCCTCACGGTCCGGGAAGTGGACCTGCTGGAACCGGGCGCGCAGTACGACCTCTCGCTCAACACCCTGGAGCGTTCCGACGGTGTGACCGCCTCGTTCAACTACTCCACCGACTTGTTCGATGCGCCGCGTATCGAGCGCATGGCCGGGCACTGGCAAGCGCTGCTCGAAGCCATTTGTGCCGAGCCGCAGCGCTGCATCGGCGAGCTGGACTTTTTGGCCGACGATGAGCGCCGTCAACTGACCCACGGCTGGAACCCGCAGCCACAGGCCAGCAGCGGCCTGTGTGCGCACCAGTTGCTGGAACGTCAGGCACGTGCGCGGCCAGAGGCCGTGGCGCTGATCTTCAACGACCAGCAACTGAGCTACGCCGAGCTGGACCGCTGCAGCAACCAGCTGGCCCACCGCTTGCGTGCCCTGGGTGTCGGCCCCGACAGCCTGGTGGGTGTGGCCGTCGAGCGTGGACTGTCGATGGCCTTGGCGCTGATCGCCATCCACAAAGCCGGCGGTGCCTATGTACCGCTGGACCCGGACTACCCGCAAGAGCGCCTGGCATACATGGTCGAGGACAGTGGCCTTGGTCTGCTGCTGGCCGATGCGTCGTCGCTGGCGCGCTTGCAGCTCGACCAGCAACTGCCTTGCCTGGTACTCGAACCCGGCACCCAGTGGCTGCACGCCTGGCCAACCGGCGCGTTGCCGAACCTGGCTTCACCGCACAACCTGGCCTACGTCATCTACACCTCGGGCTCCACCGGCATGCCCAAGGGCGTGGCCATTGATCACCATGCCCTGTCGGTGTTCTGCCAAGTGGCCGGCGACTATTCGCGCCTGAGCCCGGATGATCGTGTGCTGCAGTTCGCCACCTTCAGTTTCGACGGCTTCATCGAGCAGTTCTTCCCACCGTTGGCGCAAGGCGCTTGCGTGGTGCTGCGCGACCTGCGGCTGTGGGACACCAACACCCTGCTGGACGAGATCAACCGCCACGGGGTTACCGTGGCCGACCTGCCAGCGGCCTACTGGCGCCTGTTGGCCCTGGAGCGTCGCGCCCCTGAGGCCTATGGCCGGCTCAAGCAGATTCACGTCGGCGGTGAGGCGGTGCCGGAAGATGCCCTGCGCGCCTGGCTGGCCGACGGGCCGCCGGCGGTGCGCCTGCTCAACACCTACGGCCCGACTGAGGCGACCGTGGTCGCTACCACGTTCGATTGCTCGCAGATGACGCCCGAGCAGATCAGCGCAGGTGGCGTGCCGATTGGCCGAGCGTTGCCAGGCCGGGCCCTGCACGCCCTGGACGACGGCCTGTCGCCGACCCCGGTGGGTGTGTCGGGCGAACTGTTCATCGGTGGGGCAGGGTGCCTGGCGCGGGGTTACCACCAACGCCCGTCGCTCACGGCCGAACGCTTCATTCCCGACCCGTTCGACAGCGTTGGCGGTGGCCGCCTGTATCGCACCGGCGACCTCGGTTATTACGACGAACACGGGCAGCTGGCCTATCGCGGGCGGGCCGACCATCAGGTGAAGGTGCGCGGCTTCCGCATTGAACTGGGCGAGATCGAGCAGTACCTGCGGGCGCACCCGGATGTGCGCGAGGCAACCGTACTGGCCATCGACCTGCCCAGCGGCAAACAGCTGTGTGCCTATGCCGTGCCTGCCGAAGGCTGCAGTGGCGACCTGCGTCAGGCGCTCAAGCAGTACCTCAAGGCCAGCCTGCCGGACTACATGATCCCGTCTTACCTGGTGACCCTGCCGAACATGCCGCTGACCCCTAGCGGCAAGCTCGACCGCAAGGCGCTGCCGCTGCCCGACCCCAGCCAGCCGCAGCACGACTACGAACCCCCGCAGACCGAACTGCAACAGCAACTGGCGCAGATCTGGGCGCAGTTGCTCAACCTCGGCCAAGTCGGCCTGAACGACAACTTCTTCGA
The sequence above is drawn from the Pseudomonas putida genome and encodes:
- a CDS encoding aspartyl/asparaginyl beta-hydroxylase domain-containing protein, whose amino-acid sequence is MTFSFVAKAGVLLVFFGSVLFVHLRGKARLPVLRQFVNHSALFAPYNALMYLFSGVPSKPYLDRQRFPELDVLKDNWQDIREEAMRLFDEGYIRAAEKDNDAGFGSFFKKGWKRFYLKWYDKPLPSAEALCPRTVELLSSIPNVKGAMFALLPGGSHLNPHRDPFAGSLRYHLGLSTPNSDDCRIYVDGQVYAWRDGEDVMFDETYVHWVKNETDVTRVILFCDIERPLSSPLMTRINRQVSAFLGRATAPQNTDDERVGGINQAYAWSKRFSNKISGHVKQFKRANPKAYRILRPVLAVVVAYLLYRWLF
- a CDS encoding cyclic peptide export ABC transporter; translation: MKTSSPGAIRELLGLLKPYRPAVIVSVLLGMVGGLAVTALLATVNQGLHAPDGMSQGVILAFAGLCVLALVSSVAADSGTNYVGQKVIARLRKDLGAKVLSAPIEQIERYRSHRLIPVLTRDVDTISDFTFAFAPLAISLTTVIGCMAYLAWLSWPIFLITLVAIGIGSAVQYVARQKGVAGFNAARDAEDNLQKHYSAIAEGAKELRIDRRRRHAMLTRNIQGTADFIANTHIRAINIFVAAKSLGSMLFFVVIGLTLALQSLWPSNDPAVMSGFVLVLLYMKGPLETLIGNLPILGRAQVAFRRIADLSERFSSPEPHLLLDQPVKHTAPGSAHLELHNVEYAYPPVDGNEPFRVGPVNLSIAPGEILFIVGENGCGKTSLIKLLLGLYTPQRGEVRLNGKAIGPEGLDDYRQLFTTVFADYYLFEDLPEHEHSLPSDATRYLERLEIAHKVSVRNGAFTTTDLSTGQRKRLALVNAWLDGRPVLVFDEWAADQDPTFRRVFYTELLPDLKRLGKTIIVISHDDRYFDTADKVVHLSRGKVVEALEPA
- the cysK gene encoding cysteine synthase A — encoded protein: MSRIYADNAHSIGNTPLVQINRIAPRGVTILAKIEGRNPGYSVKCRIGANMVWDAESSGKLKPGMTIVEPTSGNTGIGLAFVAAARGYKLILTMPASMSLERRKVLKALGAELVLTEPAKGMKGAIEKANEIVNSDPAQYFQPGQFENPANPAIHEKTTGPEIWNDTDGAVDVLVAGVGTGGTITGVSRYIKQTQGKSILSVAVEPVASPLISQTLAGEELKPSPHKIQGIGAGFVPKNLDLSMVDLVETVTDEESKAMAIRLMQEEGILCGISCGAAMAAAVRLAEKPEMQGKTIVVILPDSGERYLSSMLFSDLFSEQENQQ
- a CDS encoding TauD/TfdA family dioxygenase, with translation MSELLSFAIEPLNAARGDLPLLVRAPEPGIDLLDAFDALKPLVDRHLLHAGGILFRGFQVSGAEAFRQFAAAFGHPLLNYEFGSTPRSSVTKGVYTSTEYPAHQSIPLHNEQAYTLEWPMKIWFYSVIPAETGGETPIADSREVYRRMPARIRERLVEKGLMYVRNYGNGLDVEWSQVFNTEDPRQVEAYCRAHAIECIWKEDGELRTRQRCQVVARHPVTGDDVWFNQAHLFHVSNLQPEVRESLMDIVEEEDLPRNVYYGDGSTIEDSLLDEVRGVLDECTISFPWLENDVLMLDNMLAAHARSPFTGKRKVVVAMAEGHSQGGGDWVGE
- the azu gene encoding azurin; the protein is MTRQFLLLALLAAAPAVAWSAEECAVQIHGTDQMTFDKAEITIPKACSSFTVTLAHPGEMPKNVMGHNWVLSTQADMQGVLDDGLKAGEAQDYVKPGDTRVIAHTRLIGGGEKDSVTLDTRSLKAGTAYSFYCSFPFHSTLMKGTLALGS